The sequence below is a genomic window from bacterium.
TCTCGGCAATGCGCTTGTCGGCATGAAACGGCCCGAAGGCGTTGCCGCACTCGAGCGGGCCATCAGCATCAAGCCTGACTATGTGCCTCCGTATACTTCGCTTGCTTGGTACTACCTTGGTGTTGGAGACCTCCGAGGCGCTGAGGCGACGGCACGACGACTTCGCCAGCGGGACATACTGCAAGCGGATCGTTTGGAAAAGGTCATCGACTTTACGAGATCAACGAGGCCTCGCTGAAACCTTGTTTGGGACCCGATGGGTCCTTCTCATCCCGGTGGATTTCGGGTGGCCGAGGAGGCTGGCGGGCGGCCGGCGGAGCGCCCACGCCGGCCGCGCACTGACGGCCGCCCCTTCAGCCCTCCCCGGGCAGCCCGTACTTCCTGAGCTTCAGGTACAGCGTCTTGCGGTCGATGCCCAGCACCTGGGCGGCCCGCGACTGGTTGCCGCCGGCCTCGCGCAGCACCCGCAGGATGTGCTCGCGCTCGATCTCCTCCAGCGAGAGCGCCGCGCCCGCCGCCGGGGCCGCGCCAGCAGGCGCGGCGCCGGCGCGCGCCGGCATCGCCAGGTCCTCCGGGCCGATCAGCTCGCCGTCGCAGAGGATCACGGCGCGCTCGATGACGTTCTCCAGCTCGCGCACGTTCCCCGGCCAGTCGTAGCCGGCCAGCGCCGCGAGCGCCTCTGGCGTCAAGTCGTGCGGCGCCCGCTGGCGCTTGCGCCCGTAGGTGGCGAGGAAATGGCGCGCCAGCGCCGGGATGTCCTCGGGCCGCTCGCGCAGCGGCGGGATCGTCACCGTGATCACGTTGAGCCGGTAGAAGAGGTCCTCGCGGAAGCGCCCCTCGGCGATCAGGGCGCGCAGGTCGCGGTTCGTCGCCGCGAGCAGCCGCACG
It includes:
- a CDS encoding tetratricopeptide repeat protein, giving the protein LGNALVGMKRPEGVAALERAISIKPDYVPPYTSLAWYYLGVGDLRGAEATARRLRQRDILQADRLEKVIDFTRSTRPR